A part of Myxococcus landrumus genomic DNA contains:
- a CDS encoding oxygenase MpaB family protein: MRGIGDPVVDGLVVEHLATRAPESLEHLLRDLFRMQRLPAGEPWVLRYLAALPRNDLVDPEVITRGQRVFGLYGPEVLMILGSYSLHLAYAAGHGVQAVYRSRRLKDDPLRRLCDTAQMVINVMQPGGLAEGGIGWLATRKVRLIHALIRHRLLSDTSNPWLAEWGVPINQEDQAGTLLTFSIATLDGLRKMGVKVSSSEATAYIRAWSAVGQLLGVEASLLPSNEEEAMALARHISQRHVRSTPEGRHLAEQLLSSIQTLYPVPGYAVSLTHFFLQDAVFGNDVVAALDIPKPNWTKWLVAARARQKRVALRASRWVPGARRRRSWIARHFAQRMILFLRPDAHTPFEVPPAFKRCWGLEEHSLT; the protein is encoded by the coding sequence ATGAGGGGTATCGGCGACCCCGTCGTGGACGGCCTGGTCGTCGAGCACCTCGCCACGCGCGCCCCCGAGTCACTCGAGCACTTGCTCCGTGATTTGTTTCGGATGCAGCGACTGCCCGCCGGCGAGCCGTGGGTGTTGCGCTACCTGGCGGCGTTGCCTCGGAACGACCTGGTCGACCCGGAGGTCATCACGAGGGGGCAGCGAGTCTTCGGGCTCTACGGGCCCGAGGTCCTCATGATTCTGGGTTCCTACTCCCTCCACCTGGCCTACGCCGCGGGCCATGGAGTCCAGGCGGTCTATCGTTCACGTCGACTGAAGGACGACCCCCTCCGCCGTCTCTGTGACACGGCGCAGATGGTCATCAACGTCATGCAGCCTGGAGGGTTGGCGGAAGGGGGGATTGGCTGGCTCGCGACACGCAAGGTCCGGCTGATTCATGCGCTCATCCGGCACCGGTTGTTGAGCGATACATCCAATCCGTGGCTCGCGGAGTGGGGGGTGCCCATCAACCAGGAGGACCAGGCGGGCACGCTGCTGACCTTCTCCATCGCCACGCTCGACGGGCTGCGGAAGATGGGCGTGAAGGTGTCTTCATCCGAAGCGACGGCGTACATCCGGGCATGGTCGGCGGTCGGGCAGCTCCTCGGCGTGGAGGCCTCGCTCCTGCCGTCGAACGAGGAGGAGGCGATGGCCCTCGCGCGGCACATCAGTCAGCGGCATGTGCGCTCCACGCCTGAAGGGCGTCACCTGGCGGAACAACTGCTGAGCTCCATCCAGACGCTCTACCCGGTGCCGGGCTACGCCGTGAGCCTGACCCACTTCTTTCTCCAGGACGCGGTCTTCGGGAACGACGTCGTGGCGGCGCTGGATATCCCGAAGCCGAATTGGACGAAGTGGCTGGTCGCCGCGAGGGCGCGGCAGAAGCGGGTGGCTCTTCGGGCGTCGAGATGGGTGCCTGGAGCGCGGCGACGTCGGAGCTGGATTGCCAGACACTTCGCGCAGCGGATGATTCTCTTTTTGCGCCCGGATGCCCACACCCCGTTCGAAGTGCCGCCCGCCTTCAAGCGGTGCTGGGGGCTGGAGGAGCACTCGCTGACGTGA
- a CDS encoding LysR family transcriptional regulator: MLESVTIDQLRTLQAVAEEGSFSAAARSLGQGQPAVSQAMQRLEKQLGMRLFDRSSRVPRLTAKGEAIVAATRRLHDDLATFQAVVGRIKSGEETKLTLVVDAMFPTEALVSFVKELAKAHPGVELSLEVELLAAVTERLRERKATLGIAGSDADLSGLEQRPIALMKMLPVVAPSHPLAAVKGVVTEEQLATATQLVLSERLPEGKAGTADRGVFSPRSWRVADLMTKHALILGGLGWGHEPEHLVREDLAAGRLVQLRLAAWEGGPPPQRTLALVRRKGTPLGPVATWAANRLTALCQLALDET; encoded by the coding sequence GTGCTTGAAAGTGTCACCATCGACCAGTTGAGGACGCTCCAGGCCGTGGCGGAGGAAGGCAGCTTCTCCGCGGCGGCCCGGAGCCTGGGCCAGGGGCAGCCCGCGGTCAGCCAGGCGATGCAGCGGCTGGAGAAGCAGCTCGGGATGCGGCTGTTCGACCGCAGCAGCCGGGTGCCTCGGCTGACGGCGAAGGGCGAGGCCATCGTCGCGGCGACGCGGCGGCTGCATGACGACCTGGCCACGTTCCAGGCGGTGGTGGGCCGCATCAAGAGCGGCGAGGAGACGAAGCTCACGCTGGTGGTCGACGCGATGTTCCCCACGGAGGCGCTGGTCTCCTTCGTGAAGGAGCTGGCGAAGGCGCATCCGGGCGTGGAGCTCTCGCTGGAGGTGGAGCTGCTGGCGGCGGTGACGGAGCGCCTGCGGGAGCGCAAGGCGACGCTGGGCATCGCGGGTTCGGATGCGGACCTCTCGGGGTTGGAGCAGCGCCCCATCGCGCTCATGAAGATGCTTCCGGTCGTCGCGCCTTCACATCCTCTGGCCGCGGTGAAGGGCGTCGTCACGGAGGAGCAGCTCGCCACCGCGACGCAGCTCGTGCTCAGCGAGCGGCTGCCCGAGGGGAAGGCGGGCACGGCGGACCGGGGCGTGTTCTCACCGAGGAGCTGGCGGGTCGCGGACCTGATGACGAAACACGCGCTCATCCTCGGAGGGCTCGGCTGGGGTCATGAGCCCGAGCACCTGGTGCGCGAGGACCTGGCGGCGGGGAGGCTCGTGCAGCTTCGGCTGGCCGCGTGGGAGGGAGGACCTCCGCCGCAGCGCACGCTCGCGCTCGTGCGGAGGAAGGGAACTCCGCTGGGTCCCGTGGCGACGTGGGCCGCGAACCGGCTCACGGCCCTGTGTCAGCTCGCGCTCGACGAGACTTGA
- a CDS encoding TetR/AcrR family transcriptional regulator, protein MSETSSKKMPKAQRREQLLDVAFTLVREEGTDALTLARLAERAGVSKPISYEHFETRSGLLMAMFERIDSRQVTLLKEALQKTKRKLEDVAKVMSAAYMSCYRTSGPEQHAITAALKGDEQMETFYQGVLDRYVAFYAETLEPFCELPKETLRQRCVGIIGAAEAISREMLREAVSESVASATLASLIIAWLSARK, encoded by the coding sequence ATGAGCGAGACCTCATCCAAGAAGATGCCGAAGGCGCAGCGTCGGGAGCAGTTGCTCGACGTGGCGTTCACCCTGGTGCGGGAAGAAGGCACGGACGCGCTGACGCTTGCGCGCCTGGCCGAGCGGGCGGGTGTCAGCAAGCCCATCTCCTATGAGCACTTCGAGACGCGCTCGGGCCTGCTGATGGCCATGTTCGAGCGCATCGACTCGCGGCAGGTCACCCTGCTGAAGGAGGCGCTCCAGAAGACGAAGCGGAAGCTGGAGGACGTGGCCAAGGTGATGAGCGCCGCGTACATGAGCTGCTATCGGACCAGCGGACCGGAGCAGCACGCCATCACAGCGGCGCTCAAGGGCGACGAGCAGATGGAGACCTTCTATCAAGGGGTGCTCGACCGCTACGTCGCCTTCTATGCGGAGACGCTCGAGCCGTTCTGCGAGCTGCCGAAGGAGACGCTGCGACAGCGCTGCGTGGGCATCATCGGCGCGGCGGAGGCCATCTCGCGGGAGATGCTGCGGGAGGCGGTCTCGGAGAGCGTGGCCTCGGCGACGTTGGCGTCGCTCATCATCGCGTGGCTGTCGGCGCGCAAGTAG
- a CDS encoding NAD(P)-dependent oxidoreductase produces MSTYKQHPVLIVGGSGVVGSLAAKELRRLQPTLPITIGGRDLSRAETVARELGHADATRVDLTRADLGQPAERAYSAVVMFLKDDSLNSLRYAQAQGVPYQGISTALFEVAPEVALHMARPQRSAILMNGTWLVGSAIAAVLHFAREFKTLDSIAIGGVLDEQDVGGPAAYADLDRMTKSAANALLLEKGQWRWVDSTEGVRMFRDSTGLEVQGQAYSLLDPTALAAATNAKSVRSDVFIGTSASRRRGEPSSTEIIIELEGTRHDGTHARTRHELVHPGGQAPVTAVGVAVGVERLLGLAGGAPVAPGLYLPTVLIEPEYHLRRLQESGLQVRSA; encoded by the coding sequence ATGTCCACGTACAAGCAACACCCCGTTCTCATCGTTGGAGGCTCCGGCGTCGTTGGTTCCCTGGCGGCCAAGGAGCTGCGCCGGCTTCAGCCCACGCTGCCCATCACCATTGGAGGAAGGGACCTGTCGCGCGCCGAAACGGTGGCTCGCGAGCTGGGCCACGCCGACGCAACCCGCGTGGACCTGACCCGCGCGGACCTGGGCCAGCCCGCCGAGCGCGCCTACAGCGCCGTCGTCATGTTCCTGAAGGACGACTCGCTCAACTCGCTGCGCTACGCGCAGGCGCAGGGCGTGCCGTACCAGGGCATCTCCACCGCGCTGTTCGAGGTCGCTCCCGAGGTCGCCCTCCACATGGCCCGGCCCCAGCGCTCGGCCATCCTCATGAACGGCACCTGGCTGGTGGGCTCCGCCATCGCCGCGGTGCTCCACTTCGCCCGCGAGTTCAAGACGCTGGACTCCATCGCCATCGGCGGCGTGCTCGACGAGCAGGACGTGGGGGGGCCCGCCGCGTACGCGGACCTGGACCGCATGACGAAGTCCGCGGCCAACGCGCTCCTCCTGGAGAAGGGACAGTGGCGGTGGGTGGACAGCACCGAGGGCGTGCGCATGTTCCGCGACTCCACGGGGCTGGAGGTGCAAGGCCAGGCGTACTCACTGCTGGACCCCACGGCCCTCGCGGCCGCGACGAACGCGAAGTCCGTCCGGTCCGATGTCTTCATCGGAACCTCCGCGTCGCGTCGCCGAGGCGAGCCCTCTTCCACCGAAATCATCATCGAGCTCGAGGGCACGCGGCATGACGGCACGCACGCCCGCACGCGCCACGAACTCGTCCACCCTGGGGGCCAGGCGCCCGTGACGGCGGTGGGTGTCGCCGTGGGCGTCGAGCGGCTGCTGGGCCTCGCGGGCGGGGCTCCCGTCGCACCGGGGCTCTACCTGCCCACCGTCCTCATCGAGCCCGAGTACCACCTGCGCCGCCTCCAGGAGTCCGGCCTCCAGGTTCGCAGCGCGTAA
- a CDS encoding NAD(P)-dependent oxidoreductase, producing MTASNVTASNVKPVLIIGGSGVVGRRAVKALRDLHPELPVRIGARDMTKAAALAKDIGHAEAVRVDLERDDLGLAPDAAFSAVVVLLKDDSLRSMKYAQDHRLPYVSFSDFAFDIGPAVGRYIQRPKDSAVLLLGNFLGGTAALSTLHFAREFKKVHAISLSGIFDEEDVGGPAASGDMARLQKSVPSPLILKDGKFIWASNEEDATRTFQGVDGTSWKGHAYPLLDVATLAASTGASTVRLDMAVRPASRRAPGKGPGHELIIEIEGELPDGTVTRVRHALVDGDVHSGLSGRGVALAVERLVGLKGGAPVAPGLYSPEGILDPAYVVERLRHWGTLVERA from the coding sequence ATGACCGCCTCGAACGTGACTGCCTCGAACGTGAAACCCGTCCTCATCATCGGAGGCTCTGGCGTCGTCGGACGCCGGGCCGTGAAAGCGCTGCGTGACCTCCACCCGGAGCTGCCCGTGCGGATTGGCGCCCGCGACATGACCAAGGCCGCGGCGCTGGCGAAAGACATCGGCCACGCGGAGGCCGTGCGCGTCGACCTGGAGCGCGATGACCTGGGCCTGGCTCCCGACGCGGCCTTCAGCGCCGTGGTGGTGCTGCTCAAGGACGACTCGCTGCGCTCGATGAAGTACGCGCAGGACCACCGGCTGCCCTACGTGTCCTTCTCCGACTTCGCCTTCGATATCGGACCGGCCGTCGGGCGCTACATCCAGCGGCCGAAGGACTCCGCGGTCCTCCTCCTGGGCAACTTCCTGGGAGGCACCGCCGCCCTCTCGACGCTCCATTTCGCGCGCGAGTTCAAGAAGGTCCACGCCATCTCCCTGTCCGGCATCTTCGACGAGGAGGACGTGGGCGGCCCCGCGGCCTCCGGCGACATGGCGCGGCTCCAGAAGTCGGTGCCCAGTCCGCTCATCCTCAAGGACGGGAAGTTCATTTGGGCCTCGAACGAAGAGGACGCCACCCGAACCTTCCAGGGGGTGGATGGAACCTCGTGGAAGGGGCACGCCTATCCACTCCTCGACGTGGCCACGCTCGCCGCGTCGACGGGCGCGAGCACCGTCCGGCTGGACATGGCGGTGCGCCCCGCGTCCCGCCGCGCGCCCGGCAAGGGCCCTGGCCACGAGCTCATCATCGAAATCGAGGGCGAGCTGCCGGATGGGACGGTGACTCGCGTACGCCACGCGCTGGTGGATGGCGACGTGCACTCCGGCTTGAGCGGACGCGGCGTGGCGCTCGCGGTGGAGCGGTTGGTGGGGCTCAAGGGCGGCGCGCCCGTGGCGCCGGGATTGTACTCGCCCGAAGGCATCCTCGACCCGGCCTACGTGGTTGAGCGTTTGCGCCACTGGGGAACACTTGTCGAACGAGCGTAA
- a CDS encoding ATP-dependent helicase HrpB, with product MTSPLTAAPSMLPPLVTQQSQGGAPAEKLDASRFDGVLSDKAQGLTSTSTPRDVSSVGVVPPVAGTAKSVFNGISRFVRELEVGQGVLDGIIQSASSGARFSNTELLSLQASMYRYAQALDLVSRVVEKGSSGLKDVLKTQV from the coding sequence ATGACCAGCCCGCTGACGGCTGCCCCCTCGATGTTGCCGCCCCTGGTGACGCAGCAGTCCCAGGGCGGCGCTCCAGCCGAAAAGCTCGACGCATCCCGGTTCGACGGCGTCCTCTCCGACAAGGCTCAAGGCCTGACAAGCACGAGCACGCCAAGGGACGTCTCTTCGGTGGGCGTGGTGCCTCCTGTCGCGGGCACCGCCAAGAGCGTGTTCAATGGCATCTCCCGGTTCGTCCGGGAGCTGGAAGTAGGCCAGGGTGTATTGGATGGTATCATCCAGTCCGCGTCCTCCGGCGCTCGCTTCTCCAACACGGAGCTGCTGTCTCTCCAAGCCTCCATGTATCGCTATGCGCAGGCGTTGGACCTGGTGAGCCGCGTCGTCGAGAAGGGCTCCAGCGGCCTGAAGGACGTCCTCAAGACACAGGTGTAG
- a CDS encoding MarR family winged helix-turn-helix transcriptional regulator yields the protein MPHPKKRVDPLHLNEQLCFTLYSTVHLLNRTYRPLLEKLGLTYPQYLAMLVLWEEDDVTVKALGERLLLDSGTLTPLLKRLEAAGFVKRERDVLDERQVRIRLTATGRALRAKAEAVPMSILEASGCALEELQDLRARVLSLRESLSSRLEHEPTPSSAGRRKKQE from the coding sequence ATGCCCCACCCCAAGAAGCGCGTGGACCCGCTGCACCTGAACGAGCAGCTCTGCTTCACCCTCTACTCGACGGTGCACCTGCTCAACCGCACGTACCGGCCGCTCCTGGAGAAGCTGGGCCTCACCTACCCCCAGTACCTGGCCATGCTGGTGCTGTGGGAGGAGGACGACGTCACGGTGAAGGCGCTGGGGGAGCGGCTGCTCCTGGACTCGGGGACGCTGACGCCGCTGCTCAAGCGCCTGGAGGCCGCGGGGTTCGTCAAGCGGGAGCGGGACGTCCTGGATGAGCGGCAGGTGCGCATCCGCCTGACGGCCACGGGCCGCGCCCTGCGCGCCAAGGCGGAGGCCGTGCCCATGTCCATCCTGGAAGCTTCCGGTTGCGCGCTGGAAGAGCTCCAGGACCTCAGGGCACGTGTCCTCTCCCTCCGTGAGTCCTTGAGCTCGCGGTTGGAGCACGAGCCCACGCCGTCGAGCGCCGGCCGGCGCAAGAAGCAGGAGTAA
- a CDS encoding serine hydrolase domain-containing protein codes for MMKPLGLFIALLLLVSPALAASRLPSECEPANPAAADGSGEFPEEVTRALDAMVRAELAQGPTVGFSVGVSRGSRRWVCGYGLRDVARKLPVTPRTTYRLASITKSFTAVAVLQLVEQGKLSLDADIHTLVPNYPAKQWTVTVRDLLGHLSGVPTYDGFAATINVKPLSTAEAVSVFSEKPLSFEPRTRYLYSTWGYNLLGAAVETASGQSYRDYLREHVFQPAGMAHADLDVTATRDEHQTVGYRLKDGVVKTSRFLDVSSRFGGGGTRGTVGDMLGFGRAVLTHTLVSRDTMGMMQSSMATRDGRLTDYGMGFATYPLRGHYLVAHAGGQPETTTLLVMFPAEDTVIALATNIEGEAKRLRRLSIRLMEGVLEAGATRRDAHFADPVDAVVYEGLSRIVSYGLAYHLWATRGPGTLSPDEDVPGAFARVSEMLDRKLIAKDAKAALERIRGGHDPKLGSVFIRVGAHMARVLEKAHGPERLLAYPSEGPLSFFADYLAACEARGTADTQRLGEPLRGDLLRFVAGWKRAEVPAELRRLRLDEVQNPETHWPALKKAAALWPELRPDYTDELVRVAEGFGWRKQLPMRLRWLARAVEVSPRSVEARLALSQALLVAKRDEEVLPLLREALETPQGALALAPMMLLKRLIEPESPRVALGLLRAGVALHPESPELWEALAKREKAQGHKAEARAALRQARRAREARPEPAADSVVRGAGPVPDDHGLVRPRQAL; via the coding sequence ATGATGAAGCCCTTGGGGTTGTTCATCGCGCTCCTGTTGCTCGTGTCGCCCGCGCTGGCGGCGTCGCGCCTCCCGTCCGAGTGTGAGCCGGCGAATCCAGCGGCGGCCGACGGCTCGGGTGAGTTCCCCGAAGAGGTGACGCGGGCGCTGGACGCGATGGTGCGCGCGGAGCTGGCCCAGGGCCCCACGGTGGGCTTCTCCGTGGGCGTCTCGCGAGGGAGTCGGCGCTGGGTGTGTGGCTATGGCTTGCGGGACGTGGCGCGCAAGCTGCCCGTGACGCCGCGCACGACGTATCGGCTGGCCTCCATCACCAAGTCGTTCACCGCCGTCGCGGTGCTTCAGTTGGTGGAGCAGGGGAAGCTGAGCCTGGACGCGGACATCCACACGCTGGTGCCGAACTATCCGGCGAAGCAGTGGACCGTCACCGTGAGGGACTTGCTGGGACACCTCAGCGGGGTGCCGACGTATGACGGGTTCGCCGCGACCATCAACGTGAAGCCCTTGAGCACGGCCGAGGCCGTCTCCGTCTTCTCCGAGAAGCCGCTCTCCTTCGAGCCACGCACCCGCTATCTGTACAGCACGTGGGGCTACAACCTGCTGGGCGCGGCGGTGGAGACCGCGTCGGGGCAGTCCTATCGCGACTACCTGCGCGAGCATGTCTTCCAGCCCGCGGGCATGGCGCACGCGGACCTGGATGTCACCGCGACGCGCGACGAGCACCAGACGGTGGGCTACCGGCTGAAGGATGGCGTGGTGAAGACGTCGCGCTTCCTGGATGTGTCCAGCCGCTTCGGAGGGGGAGGCACTCGCGGCACGGTGGGGGACATGCTGGGCTTTGGTCGCGCGGTGCTGACCCATACGCTGGTGTCTCGCGACACCATGGGGATGATGCAGTCGTCCATGGCCACGCGGGATGGGCGGCTCACGGACTACGGCATGGGCTTCGCCACCTATCCGCTGCGCGGCCACTACCTGGTGGCGCACGCGGGAGGACAGCCGGAGACCACGACGCTGCTGGTGATGTTCCCCGCGGAGGACACGGTGATTGCGCTGGCCACCAACATCGAGGGCGAGGCCAAGCGCCTGCGCAGGCTGTCCATCCGGTTGATGGAAGGGGTGCTGGAGGCGGGGGCCACGCGCCGCGACGCGCACTTCGCCGACCCGGTGGACGCCGTGGTGTACGAGGGCCTGTCGCGCATCGTCAGCTACGGCCTGGCCTACCACCTGTGGGCCACGCGAGGGCCGGGCACGCTGTCTCCGGACGAGGACGTGCCCGGGGCGTTCGCCCGCGTGTCGGAGATGCTGGACCGCAAGCTCATCGCCAAGGATGCGAAGGCGGCGCTGGAGCGCATTCGCGGCGGGCATGACCCGAAGCTGGGCTCCGTGTTCATCCGCGTGGGCGCGCACATGGCTCGTGTGCTGGAGAAGGCACACGGGCCCGAGCGACTCCTGGCGTACCCGTCGGAGGGACCGCTGTCGTTCTTCGCGGACTACCTGGCCGCGTGTGAGGCGCGGGGCACGGCCGACACGCAGCGACTGGGCGAGCCGCTGCGCGGGGACCTGCTGCGCTTCGTGGCGGGGTGGAAGCGCGCGGAGGTGCCGGCGGAGCTGCGGCGCCTGCGGTTGGACGAGGTGCAGAATCCGGAGACGCACTGGCCCGCGCTCAAGAAGGCGGCGGCGCTGTGGCCCGAGCTTCGCCCGGACTACACGGACGAGCTGGTGCGCGTCGCGGAGGGGTTCGGGTGGCGCAAGCAGTTGCCCATGCGGCTGCGCTGGCTGGCGCGCGCGGTGGAGGTGTCGCCCCGGAGCGTGGAGGCGCGGCTGGCGTTGTCGCAGGCATTGCTGGTGGCGAAGCGGGATGAAGAGGTGCTGCCGCTGCTGCGCGAGGCCCTGGAGACACCTCAGGGCGCGCTGGCGCTGGCGCCCATGATGTTGCTCAAGCGGCTGATTGAGCCGGAGTCGCCGCGCGTGGCGCTGGGGTTGTTGCGCGCGGGCGTCGCGCTGCATCCGGAGTCCCCCGAGCTGTGGGAGGCCCTGGCGAAGCGGGAGAAGGCCCAGGGGCACAAGGCGGAGGCTCGCGCGGCGCTGCGACAGGCTCGGCGTGCGCGAGAGGCTCGGCCGGAGCCGGCCGCTGATTCCGTCGTTCGTGGCGCAGGGCCTGTACCGGATGACCACGGGCTGGTGCGTCCGCGTCAGGCGCTCTGA
- a CDS encoding YIP1 family protein, giving the protein MGEAFRLTCKEVLLRPGAALGRMGTEGTLGGSLLFALLGFCVGALPTAALVILIGLGKVLDLPTGEIDPYLLWIEVILPLRYVGAALVLSPVATFLASGVDHGMLRMFGASSSFRTTLRAHALSQGVFLIGVVPVFSLPVMLPWQLGLRFMAYRKLHRLGWGGTAVAMVLPWMVLGALGFVVYCFSWAWEAAYEPAFEGDHFLYKD; this is encoded by the coding sequence TTGGGGGAGGCTTTCCGGCTGACGTGCAAGGAAGTGCTGCTCCGCCCCGGGGCCGCGCTCGGGCGGATGGGGACCGAAGGAACCCTCGGGGGCTCGCTGCTCTTCGCGCTGCTGGGCTTCTGTGTTGGCGCGCTGCCCACGGCCGCGCTCGTCATCCTCATCGGACTTGGGAAGGTCCTCGATTTGCCGACGGGGGAGATAGACCCCTACCTGCTCTGGATTGAGGTCATCCTGCCCCTGCGCTACGTGGGCGCGGCGCTGGTGCTCTCGCCTGTCGCGACGTTCCTGGCCTCGGGGGTGGACCACGGGATGTTGCGGATGTTCGGAGCGTCCAGTTCATTCCGCACGACGCTGCGGGCCCATGCCCTGTCCCAGGGCGTCTTCCTGATAGGCGTGGTGCCTGTCTTCTCTTTGCCCGTGATGCTGCCCTGGCAGCTGGGGTTGCGTTTCATGGCGTACAGGAAGCTGCACCGCCTGGGGTGGGGAGGGACAGCGGTCGCCATGGTGCTGCCCTGGATGGTCCTGGGCGCCCTGGGCTTTGTCGTCTATTGCTTCAGTTGGGCGTGGGAGGCCGCGTATGAGCCGGCCTTCGAGGGCGACCACTTCCTCTACAAGGACTGA
- a CDS encoding amidohydrolase family protein: MDPTQPADRIFEGGTLLTMNERQPTAQAVALQGGRILAVGTRHEVFAFQGPDTEVVSMRGGTMIPAIVDDDAPPGNVEQEPQGTLEPGQRANFVVLNGNPLTVTPRAREELRVMHVVKDGQSLYMADAVAAREDAPIFSEDLFLDESGWLV; this comes from the coding sequence ATGGACCCCACCCAACCCGCCGACCGCATCTTCGAGGGGGGCACCCTCCTCACCATGAACGAACGCCAGCCCACCGCCCAGGCCGTGGCGCTCCAGGGCGGCCGCATCCTCGCCGTGGGCACGCGCCACGAGGTCTTCGCGTTTCAAGGACCCGACACCGAGGTCGTCTCGATGCGGGGCGGGACGATGATTCCCGCCATCGTCGATGACGACGCCCCGCCCGGGAATGTCGAACAGGAACCACAAGGCACGCTCGAGCCCGGCCAGCGCGCCAACTTCGTCGTGCTCAACGGCAACCCGCTCACCGTGACACCACGCGCTCGCGAGGAGCTTCGCGTGATGCACGTCGTCAAGGATGGCCAGAGCCTCTACATGGCGGACGCCGTGGCCGCGCGCGAGGACGCGCCCATCTTCAGCGAGGACCTCTTCCTTGATGAGAGCGGCTGGCTCGTCTGA
- a CDS encoding trimeric intracellular cation channel family protein yields the protein MPLDLSEPHFQEEVIAAGTMVADLAGVFSGSVLGALLAERRKMDLMGFLVLGLVSGVGGGILRDTLLQVGPPLALVKPSYLVAAFTGALAAFIFELKHGPTVKLLSTLDALTLGSFAVAGTQRTLEVGLSPGTAVLIGIIAAAGGGVIRDVLIRRTPTVMRPEPGYYALAALAASLVCLAFSLTGHRRLALVAGMAVGAAVRLISVRRGWRLPIKRTRAPPIEEDDFGGRSESEMRSRR from the coding sequence ATGCCCCTCGACCTGTCGGAGCCCCATTTCCAGGAAGAGGTCATCGCCGCGGGGACGATGGTGGCGGACCTGGCGGGCGTGTTCTCCGGCTCCGTGCTGGGGGCACTGCTGGCCGAGCGGCGGAAGATGGACCTGATGGGCTTCCTGGTGCTGGGGCTGGTGTCCGGCGTGGGCGGCGGCATCCTGCGCGACACGCTGTTGCAGGTGGGGCCTCCGCTGGCGCTGGTGAAGCCGTCCTATCTGGTGGCGGCCTTCACGGGCGCGCTCGCCGCGTTCATCTTCGAGCTGAAGCACGGGCCCACGGTGAAGCTGCTGTCCACGCTGGACGCGCTGACGCTGGGCTCGTTCGCGGTGGCGGGGACGCAGCGCACGCTGGAAGTCGGATTGAGTCCCGGAACCGCGGTGCTCATCGGCATCATCGCCGCCGCGGGAGGAGGCGTCATCCGGGACGTGCTCATCCGACGCACGCCCACGGTGATGAGACCCGAGCCCGGGTACTACGCGCTGGCCGCGCTGGCCGCGAGCCTCGTCTGTCTGGCCTTCTCGCTGACCGGGCACCGCCGCCTCGCGCTGGTGGCGGGAATGGCGGTGGGCGCGGCGGTGCGATTGATATCCGTGAGGCGTGGCTGGCGGCTGCCCATCAAACGCACGCGTGCGCCCCCCATCGAGGAGGATGACTTCGGCGGGCGCAGCGAGAGCGAGATGCGCTCCAGGCGCTGA